The Cherax quadricarinatus isolate ZL_2023a chromosome 18, ASM3850222v1, whole genome shotgun sequence nucleotide sequence GTCTCCTGGGAAGGTTATCACTACTCTTCCCGTCTCCTGGGAAGGTTATCACTACTCTTCCCGTCTCCTGGGACGGTTATCACTACTCTCCCCGTCTCTTGGGAAGGTTATCACTACTCTCCCGTCTCCTGGGACGATTATCACTACTCTCCCCGTCTCTTGGGAAGGTTATCACTACTCTCCCCGTCTCTTGGGAAGGTTATCACTACTCTCCCGTCTCCTGGGACGGTTATCACTACTCTCCCCGTCTCTTGGGAAGGTTATCACTACTCTCCCCGTCTCTTGGGAAGGTTATCACTACTCTCCCCGTCTCTTAGGAAGGTTATCACTACTCTCCCCGTCTCCTGGGACGGTTATCACTACTCTCCCCGTCTCTTGGGAAGGTTATCACTACTCTCCCCGTCTCTTGGGAAGGTTATCACTACTCTCCCCGTCTCTTGGGAAGGTTATCACTACTCTCCCCGTCTCCTGGGAAGGTTATCACTACTCTCCCCCGTCTCTTGGGAAGGTTATCACTACTCTCCCCGTCTCTTGGGAAGGTTATCACTACTCTCCCCGTCTCTTGGGAAGGTTATCACTACTCTCCCCGTCTCTTGGGAAGGTTATCACTACTCTCCCCGTCTCCTGGGAAGGTTATCACTACTCTCCCCGTCTCTTGGGAAGGTTATCACTACTCTCCCCGTCTCTTGGGAAGGTTATCACTACTCTCCCCGTCTCCTGGGAAGGTTATCACTACTCTCCCCGTCTCTTGGGAAGGTTATCACTACTCTCCCCGTCTCTTGGGAAGGTTATCACTACTCTCCCCGTCTCTTGGGAAGGTTATCACTACTCTCCCCGTCTCTTGGGAAGGTTATCACTACTCTCCCCGTCTCTTGGGAAGGTTATCACTACTCTCCCCGTCTCTTGGGAAGGTTATCACTACTCTTCCCGTCTCTTGGGAAGGTTATCACCACTCTCCCCGTCTCTTGGGAAGGTTATCACTACTCTTCCCGTCTCTTGGGAAGGTTATCACTACTCTCCCCGTCTCCTGGGAAGGTTATCACTACTCTCCCCGTCTCTTAGGAAGGTTATCATATGCAACACTGGTAGTTACAATTCCATTTGTAACATCTGATTGTCTTTAAAGCGACTGCTTTGGTAGCGACTGTTTTGGTAGCGGCTGTTTTATTAGCGACTGTTTTGGTAGCGACTGTTTTGGTAGCGACTGTTTTGGTTGCACCTGTTTTGGTTGCGAGTGTTTTGGTTGCGACTGTTTTGGTTGCGACTGTTTTGGTTGCGACTGTTTTGGTTGCACCTGTTTTGGTTGCGACTGTTTTGGTTGCACCTGTTTTGGTTGCGACTGTTTTGGTTGCGAGTGTTTTGGTTGCGACTGTTTTGGTTGCGAGTGTTTTGGTTGCGAGTGTTTTGGTTGCGACTGTTTTGGTTGCGACTGTTTTGGTTGCACCTATTTTGGTTGCGACTGTTTTGGTTGCAACTGTTTTGGTTGCGACTGTTTTGggagtgactgtgatggtagcgACTGTTTTGGTAGCGACTGTTTTGGTTGCACCTGTTTTGGTTGCGAGTGTTTTGGTAGCGACTGTTTTGGTTGCACCTGTTTTGGTTGCGACTGTTTTGGTTGCACCTGTTTTGGTTGCGACTGTTTTGGTTGCGACTGTTTTGggagtgactgtgatggtagcgACTGTTTTAGTAGCGACTGTTTTGGTAGCGACTGTTTTGGTTGCGACTGTTTTGGTAGCGACTGTTTTGGGAGTGACCGTGGTGGTAGCGACTGTTTTGGTAGCGACTGTTTTGGTTGCGACTGttttggtttacctggagtttacctggagagagttccgggggtcaacgcccccgcggcccggtctgtgaccaggcctcctggtggatcagagcctgatcaaccaggctgttactgctggctgcacgcaaaccaacgtacgagccacagcccggctgatcaggaaccgactttaggtgcttgtccagtgccagctttaagactgccaggggtctgttggtaatcccccttatgtatgctgggaggcagttgaacagtctcgggcccctgacacttattgtatggtctcttaacgtgctagtgacacccctgcttttcatcggggggatggtgcatcgtctgccaagtcttttgctttcgtagtgagtgattttcgtgtgcaagttcggtactagtccctggTTGCGACTGTTTTGGTTGCGACTGTTTTGGTTGCACCTGTTTTGGTTGCGACTGTTTTGGTTGCGACTGTTTTGGTAGCGACTGTTTTGggagtgactgtggtggtagcgACTGTTTTGGTAGCGACTGTTTTGGTAGCGACTGTTTTGGTTGCGACTGTTTTGGTTGCGACTGTTTTGATAGCGACTGTTTTgggagtggctgtggtggtagcgaCTGTTTTGGTTGCGACTGTTTTGGTTGCGACTGTATTGGTAGCGACTGTTTTgggagtggctgtggtggtagcgaCTGTTTTGGTTGCGACTGTTTTGGTTGTGACTGATTTGGTTGCGACTGTTTTGGTTGCGACTGTTTTGGTAGCGACTGTTTTgggagtgattgtggtggtagcgACTGTTTTGGCAGCGACTGTTTTGGTTGCGACTGTTTTGGTTGCGACCGTTTTGGTAGCGACTGTTTTGGTAGTAACTGTTTTGGTAGCGACTGTTTTgggagtggctgtggtggtagcgaCTGTTTTGGTAGCGATTGTTTTGGTTGCGACTGTTTTGGTTGCGACTGTTTTGGTAGCGACTGTTTTgggagtggctgtggtggtagcgaCTGTTTTGGTTGCGACTGTTTTGGTTGCGACTGTTTTGGTAGCGACTGTTTTgggagtggctgtggtggtagcgaCTGTTTTGGTTGCGACTGTTTTGGTTGCGACTGTTTTGGTAGCGACTGTTTTGGCAGCGACTGTTTTGGTAGTAACTGTTTTGGTAGCGACTGTTTTGGTAGTAACTGTTTTGGTAGCGTCTGTTTTGGTGGCGACTATTGTGGTAGTATCTATTTTGGTAACGACTGTTTGGGTAGCGACTGTTTTGGTAGCGACTATACTGGTAGTAACTGTTTTACCGTTGTCCTTGCCGTTGTGAGCAATAATTTGTGATTTGCTGACGAGAACCGAGACTGGATATCACTAACACTGCCTCGATGACGCAGAAGAAATAACAAATCTAACACAAGACAGGAACGGACCCACATTTTAGGGCAACGACGAAGCAAAATATAAATAAGAACGTCATACACTTTTATTAAGTCAATGTATTTCATCTTCTGTTGTTGACTTACAGACTCTGGACTGAGGAAATCCGCAAGTGTGCAAGAGGAAAGGGAAGAATGCTGGTTACTGGTTGGCTAATTGTGTTTCAAGATTCTTGATCATTAAGGCTGCCATGTCACTGGTAATCTACGTCAGGGATAAAATAAATTCTCGTTGTATACACACTGTTTATGCACACAGTGGATGATGGGTGGGGCTGGATACATGAGacagtgggtgatgggtgaggctgGACACACGAGACAGTGGATGATGGGTGGGGCACGGAAAACAATCTTTCACGCCCACACATAACCATCCGGAAGCAGCAGAGTGTTGGTGCTTGTCGTACGggcacgcaccaccaccaccaccaccaccaccaccaccacctgggcagCAGCTGGTGTGAGAGTAGAGAGGGTGAGTGGGCTGCCTGGGTCACCTGCCACGCCCACCCCAGCTGCCCAACGCTGGTATATAAAGGCAGCCTCGccatctaccatcaccagtggAACTCATCCTTCGACAAACTAACCACCATGAAGGTACTCGCCTCACTAGCACTCACACTCGCACATCATGGACCTGAGCTGACGCCAGGACAACATGAAGTGCCTTTACCAATGACTTCTGGACTCGTTCAATGCAGTGACAACTTTTCAAAAATCTGACTCTTGGAAATCCACGAGACTTCGGCGTGTTAGACCTCAATGTAACATTAATATTTATCGTCTAAGACAAGACAGATTTGATGTGACTGACCGCACTGCTCGGCCGCTGCACCTTGAGGTAAGATGTGACTGACGGTGATGGAGGACAATGCTTGACATCGAACTTCTAGCCCAGGATGCGTTTCCTTATCCTGCTCTCACCGACTACAACGACCACATCCtgtgactaattaatggtccaagtcggaccaaaaattcgtcataagtttctttcccttatggggggggggggtatttgtGTACCGTATTGTATTTCATGAAGGCTTAATCCCGTGTGGGTCGTGGAGGGTAAATTAGTGATGGGAAGGGTAATGGTACTCTGGTCAACATGATGCTTGAGCTGACCAGCGTTGCTCCTCCCTCAGGCAGTGATTTTGATTCTCTCTGTGGCGGTGGCGGCCTTGGCAGCTCCCCAGGGCGGCTATAACTACCAGGAACCCCAGTATCCAGACACCCCCGCCCAGTACAACTTCCAGTGGGATGTCAACGATGATTATTCCGGGAATTTTTACGGCCACAAGGAGCAGAGGGACGGTGACAACACCCAGGGCAGGTGAGTCTACAATTATCTCACCCTTCGAACCCAATGCAACCGAACCACACCTAACCTAATCTAGGAAACCCAGTGTGATATAACATAGCTTTAAAACAAGTTAGGTACTAATTTTCCCACCCAGTTTCGGACTTACATATTAAATAACTTTGTATTACAGATCTTGGCGTATTTCAACACAGACTTTTGTTACAATAGCTTTCATTTTATATATTTTCTATCCTGCAAATGCCctcagtgtcaatgttacacttaCAATATACAATAAATGTATCCTTTCAAGATTAGAAATAGACTTGAGAGTTTATAGAAGTAAAATTATAGATTGTTAATGTACTGATAGCAGTGTTATCATAGCAAGCTGAGAGATAAGCTGACACGTGACTATAAACCTCACAAGCTGAGAGATAAGCTGACACATGACTATAAACCTCACATTCCAACTTCTAAATATCTCAGATATATCATATTTGTTTTATATATGCATAAAATTCTTGTTTTAAAGGCACATACAATTCGAGGCCATACCGGTGGCCATTTCAAAAGATGGTTTGAAGAGTGAAAAATATAAGACTGGAGGAGCACTGccctaggcctactggcccatgatcaaatgaaaataaaaaaacctGTTTCTGTCGGAAACTTTGAGCACCTTAGGTTACTTGATATGATTTAATATAACTGTAAGATATAATAGACTTTCACATTGGTACTTGTTAGATCGCTTTCTCCTCTCGTTATTCAACTAGTGGAACTACTGCCTTCGTGCAGTACGTGTTCTCCACACGGGTCTGCACTGATGGTGACACATTGCCATCCTTCTCACTCTCAGAGTGCCAACTTTACAGTGCCAACTTTATACACTCAGCGTGATAAGTTTCTCACACTCAGTGCTAACCTTCTCACACTTGTTATTGTCAAGCTTCTCACTCTCAGAGTGCCAAGCTTCTCACACTCAGtgccaaccttcacacactcAGTGCCAACCTTCTCACACTCAGTGCTAACCTTCTCACACTTGTTATTGTCAAGCTTTCACTCTCAGAGTGCCAAGCTTCTCACACTCAGtgccaaccttcacacactcAGAACGCCAAGCTTCTCACACCCAGTGCTAACCTTCCCACACTCAGAGTGCCAAACTTCTCACTCTCAGAGTGCCAAGCTTCTCACACTCAGGAAGGGAACACTATGGTCAAGCGCCGCGGTTCTGATGGGCACCAAGTCGAACTCATCTCATACTCAGAACGTGTGCCTCAGGGActcccttgatgctagtgaaaggcttttgattcaaggaattggagctgtttTTACGGGTTGAGTGCTTATCCATAAATATACTGATGATCCTTTCCAGGAGCCAGGAGTGAtgaaggctcgaccctccgtctgcTAGATACGTTACTTTACATGTTCTTGTTTTTCCTCCTGCAGTTACTACGTCAGGTTACCTGATACTCGCCTCATGCGGGTTGATTACTACGTTGACGCCTACGGCTTCCACCCCACCGTGACCTTCGAGGGCGAGGCCCAGTACCCCAGTGTTCCTAGCAAGGTATATGGGCAGCCTACCCCTAGCCCAGTGTATGGGCAGCCAGGGAAATAAACAGAGTGGAGTCCATATCACCCATTACCATCAATATTCATTATtttcacccttccttccttccttccttccttccttccttccttccttccttccttccttcctccctcccttctttccttccttctttccttccctccctcctttctcccttcccGTTCTGATTCTTCTCATGTTTACGAAGAGCTTGCCATGACAAGTTCCTCTCGCCACCTCGAGTCTTGGCATCTCCTGATGCTGGTTCCACCTCCTGAAGGACTCTAGAAGACTCTGCATACCCACTACCCCATATGTTCCCACTTACCACTGCTTCGTGGTGATGTCTGCTGTTATCTGTGATGTCTGCTGTTACCTGTGATGTCTGCTGTTACCTGTGatgtctgctgttgcctgtgatgtctgctgttgcctgtgacgtctgctgttgcctgtgatGTCCGCTGTTGCCTGCCTTTCCCAAGTCACATGCGTCTGCTAGTTAACTCCCTACTGACAGTCACAATATAAACTACTGACTGTCACAACGAATTGCTGATAGTCACACCACTCTTCGCTCTTCACctctataaatatataatatatgtattttTATACCGAGAACAAATGAATATTTTGTAAAATAAAGaatataattgaaaaaaaaaatacagtatttcATTTACAAAATGTTTCCACATTGTAGTTTTTAAATCTTTTCTCGTAGTGCAACATGGAAAAGCACGTGACTCGTCTTCCAGGAATGATTCAGTTTTTAGCAACATCATTTCCAGCAACAAACATATCGACTGGAAAAAAACACAGCTTGAATGTGTTGCAGTTAGCTAGGGATGAGTAACATGAATCAGTGTCTCGAGAGGATGAATGATTGTGAAAAATATTTCAGATTTATTCTGTGAATGTTAAGAAGAGAAGAAGATAAATATTGGAGAGGGAATGACGGTCCCTCTGTAGTCAGAGACGAAGAGTCACAGACCTCCAAGATTTGAGATGTCTCACGGATGAAAAGAGATACTACTTAGATAAACAGATAATGTAAAGCTAAAATTTAACCCATCATAAAATgccgcagagagagagagagagagagagagagagagagagagagagagagagagagagagagagagagagagagagagagagagagagagagagagagggagagagagagcaaaaagtTATCAGGAAAATGGAAAATGACCCTAAACACTTTTCCTCTTATGAAACAGTAATGGCATTAGCCAACTCTAGTACTGGAGCACTTGCTTGAAAGGTGCTGCGACTTTC carries:
- the LOC128689263 gene encoding pro-resilin-like, with the protein product MKAVILILSVAVAALAAPQGGYNYQEPQYPDTPAQYNFQWDVNDDYSGNFYGHKEQRDGDNTQGSYYVRLPDTRLMRVDYYVDAYGFHPTVTFEGEAQYPSVPSKVYGQPTPSPVYGQPGK